One window from the genome of Cryptomeria japonica chromosome 6, Sugi_1.0, whole genome shotgun sequence encodes:
- the LOC131048060 gene encoding profilin-5, translating to MLRSATGSPSPVQAMTSWQDFVEKQLMVELSNGSRLSSAAIVGQDGLLWARSHTFPPVIPEEIVKIMKGFEDSGEMGEFGIHVGGIKYIFIQGDPGQVIRGRKVHGGITIKKTRRALVMGIYEEPVAPSECNMVVEKLGDYLIEQGI from the exons ATGTTGAGATCTGCTACTGGTTCTCCTAGTCCTGTCCAAGCAATGACATCATGGCAAGATTTTGTGGAAAAGCAGCTCATGGTGGAGCTCTCTAATGGTTCAAGGCTTTCCTCGGCTGCCATTGTTGGTCAGGATGGCCTTCTCTGGGCTCGATCTCATACCTTCCCTCCT GTAATTCCAGAAGAAATAGTGAAGATAATGAAAGGTTTTGAAGATTCTGGAGAGATGGGAGAATTCGGTATCCATGTGGGAGGAATTAAGTACATTTTTATTCAAGGTGATCCAGGGCAAGTTATCCGAGGAAGGAAG GTGCACGGTGGAATAACGATAAAGAAGACACGAAGGGCCCTTGTGATGGGAATATATGAAGAGCCAGTGGCACCAAGTGAATGCAATATGGTTGTAGAGAAGCTTGGAGACTATCTTATTGAACAAGGAATATAA